A stretch of the Streptomyces ortus genome encodes the following:
- a CDS encoding globin: MDGVKEIRRGTLQEQTFYEQVGGEETFRRLVHRFYEGVAEDPLLRPMYPEEDLGPAEERFTLFLIQYWGGPTTYSENRGHPRLRMRHAPFAVDRAAHDAWLRHMRVAVDELGLSEEHEHTLWNYLTYAAASMVNTEG, from the coding sequence ATGGACGGTGTGAAAGAGATTCGGCGCGGCACGCTTCAGGAGCAGACCTTCTACGAGCAGGTCGGCGGCGAGGAGACCTTCCGGCGCCTGGTGCACCGGTTCTACGAGGGTGTCGCCGAGGACCCGCTGCTGCGGCCCATGTATCCCGAGGAGGACCTGGGCCCGGCCGAGGAGCGCTTCACGCTGTTCCTCATCCAGTACTGGGGCGGTCCGACCACGTACAGCGAGAACCGCGGCCATCCCCGGCTGCGGATGCGGCACGCCCCCTTCGCGGTCGACCGGGCTGCCCACGACGCCTGGTTGAGGCACATGCGGGTCGCCGTCGACGAGCTCGGCCTCTCCGAGGAGCACGAGCACACCCTGTGGAACTACCTGACGTACGCGGCCGCTTCGATGGTGAACACCGAAGGCTGA